The Sphingobacteriales bacterium nucleotide sequence CCTTCATCTATTAAGTTTAGGTGGAAGACAGAAAGTAAAAAAAGATTCTAAAAATACAAGATGGCGCAATGATTCTTTTAGAGGATATGCTGACTATATGGAAACCGATAATTTTAAAAATGCAATTATAGAATTAGAACAAATTGCACAACAACAAGCTACTGCATATATGTGTGCTGAGGTACTTTGGTGGCGTTGTCATCGTTCTATGGTTTCCGATTATCTAAAAACTAAAGGCTGGACAGTTTTACATATTATGAGCGTTGCAAAATCAGAAGAACATCGTTATACTGCTCCAGCCAGAATTGTAGATAGCGATGTAGTTTATTATGATGAAAATTTATTCGATTCTAAAAATATTAAATAACTAAAAATGAA carries:
- a CDS encoding DUF488 domain-containing protein; this translates as MQEKQKTIYTIGHSIHSIEQFLAMLKSFGIMMLVDIRSLPGSRKFPQFDKENLQIILPENDIQYLHLLSLGGRQKVKKDSKNTRWRNDSFRGYADYMETDNFKNAIIELEQIAQQQATAYMCAEVLWWRCHRSMVSDYLKTKGWTVLHIMSVAKSEEHRYTAPARIVDSDVVYYDENLFDSKNIK